One part of the Actinotignum schaalii genome encodes these proteins:
- a CDS encoding ABC transporter permease, whose amino-acid sequence MMAAFFYRYARVLGRSPWDTLAMFARPLLSGVLLVVFAGTVAGGNLSRFMVVSVFVSNIVMNTILGAAYEARMDLDESKRELVELAPGGLRRYALVQAVTQFVIAFLQSLLVLCVLLPATSGAFTPTLGFACGMAVLIVGVLACGARAALQSARGGSFVNTSFTIGIVLTFSGVFYPVDLLPQWARIISSLNPATYVIESIRGAFVDFEALNPYGLAAAALLACLVWVLPTTLRVRRR is encoded by the coding sequence ATGATGGCAGCGTTCTTTTACCGCTACGCCCGGGTGCTCGGGCGTAGCCCGTGGGATACCCTGGCCATGTTTGCCCGCCCGCTGCTCAGCGGGGTGCTGCTCGTGGTCTTCGCCGGCACGGTGGCCGGCGGGAACCTGTCCCGCTTCATGGTGGTCTCGGTTTTCGTCTCGAATATCGTCATGAATACGATCCTCGGGGCGGCCTACGAAGCCCGCATGGATCTTGATGAGAGCAAACGTGAATTAGTGGAGCTCGCCCCGGGTGGGCTGCGCCGCTACGCCCTCGTCCAGGCCGTGACCCAGTTCGTTATCGCTTTCTTGCAAAGCCTGCTGGTGCTCTGCGTGCTGCTTCCCGCAACGAGCGGCGCTTTCACTCCCACGCTCGGTTTCGCCTGCGGGATGGCGGTGCTCATTGTAGGCGTGCTCGCGTGCGGGGCGCGGGCTGCGCTGCAAAGCGCGCGGGGTGGCTCCTTCGTCAATACGTCCTTCACGATTGGGATTGTGCTGACGTTCTCCGGCGTGTTTTACCCGGTAGATCTGCTTCCGCAGTGGGCGCGGATTATTTCTTCCCTCAACCCGGCCACCTACGTGATCGAGAGCATCCGCGGGGCCTTCGTGGATTTCGAGGCGCTCAACCCCTACGGGCTGGCGGCCGCCGCGCTGCTCGCGTGCCTGGTGTGGGTGCTGCCTACCACCCTTCGCGTTCGGCGACGATAG
- a CDS encoding class I SAM-dependent methyltransferase, with protein MEQLDVAHWLTSPAGQALLATMPAHNVADAFKLSTELRERGLTPEQSSALLTQSRLRDAARAKFGERASRMFFTDAGLQQSTRASVARQHASVFQRAGVREVLDFGCGIGADSQAFTDAGLTTLGVERDPVTAHFAQANAGCAVVPTDGYALLGSYESREGLWLDPARRDARGKRISHPEHWQPALSDAIALAREFRVTGIKLGPGIRWADLPADAFVDWVSVDGDLVEAVAWFGTRDPGRGATILTERPRREEGDGAGASATGNLVGYYRTWRGDPSQSAAPLPARPLDGYLYEPDPALMRAGGLDQVCSDFDLAPISPGLAYLSGDAVASPLLARFKILDVLPLHAKTVAAELRKRGVVRAEIKKRGTDIDPALFRKQLKLHKNAGGGAATVILTRILGEHRAIVAEREGW; from the coding sequence GTGGAACAGCTCGACGTCGCCCACTGGCTCACCTCCCCCGCCGGGCAAGCCCTCCTCGCCACCATGCCGGCCCATAACGTGGCCGATGCTTTCAAACTCTCCACCGAACTGCGCGAACGCGGCCTCACCCCCGAGCAAAGCTCCGCTCTGCTCACCCAGAGCCGCCTGCGCGATGCCGCCCGCGCCAAATTCGGGGAGCGCGCCAGCCGCATGTTCTTCACCGACGCCGGCCTCCAGCAATCCACCCGCGCCAGCGTGGCCCGCCAGCACGCCTCGGTTTTCCAGCGTGCCGGCGTGCGCGAGGTTCTCGATTTCGGCTGCGGGATCGGGGCGGATTCCCAGGCCTTCACCGACGCCGGCCTGACCACCCTGGGAGTGGAGCGTGACCCGGTTACCGCTCATTTCGCGCAGGCTAATGCGGGTTGCGCCGTCGTACCAACAGATGGATACGCACTGCTCGGTAGCTATGAGAGCCGCGAGGGGCTGTGGCTGGACCCGGCGCGGCGCGATGCGCGGGGAAAGCGGATTTCGCATCCCGAGCACTGGCAGCCGGCGCTCAGCGATGCGATTGCGCTGGCTCGCGAGTTCCGGGTGACCGGGATTAAGCTCGGGCCCGGGATTCGCTGGGCGGATTTGCCCGCCGATGCCTTCGTCGATTGGGTGAGCGTGGACGGGGACCTCGTGGAGGCGGTGGCGTGGTTTGGGACGCGCGATCCGGGGCGCGGCGCCACGATTCTCACCGAAAGGCCCCGGCGCGAGGAGGGCGACGGCGCCGGCGCTTCCGCCACCGGGAACTTGGTCGGCTACTACCGCACCTGGCGCGGGGATCCGAGCCAGTCGGCCGCTCCCCTGCCGGCCCGGCCCCTGGACGGGTACCTGTACGAACCGGATCCGGCACTTATGCGCGCCGGCGGCCTCGACCAGGTGTGTAGCGATTTTGATTTGGCTCCGATTTCGCCCGGGCTGGCGTATTTGAGCGGCGATGCCGTCGCCTCCCCGCTCCTCGCTCGTTTCAAGATCCTGGATGTGCTCCCGCTGCACGCCAAAACCGTGGCTGCCGAGCTGCGCAAACGCGGCGTCGTGCGGGCCGAAATCAAAAAACGCGGAACCGATATTGACCCGGCGCTCTTCCGCAAACAACTCAAGCTGCACAAGAACGCCGGGGGCGGCGCCGCCACCGTGATCCTCACTCGGATCCTCGGCGAGCACCGAGCTATCGTCGCCGAACGCGAAGGGTGGTAG
- a CDS encoding LamG-like jellyroll fold domain-containing protein → MVKRLYRFISIAGALLLTLPGGSTLVAHASQAATPIHKYTFDTDLADSAGQRNPDQAQAPLVDGVSGTALRVENGHGLSFSQPISISENDPWSVSYWVRSDAAPQERTSVLMDNKKDFSFDLKLAAGRQSGFHVGMGRGDVLTFKYDFAGGTWYHVAWTQSKTAGMTMYVNGQAVDKNSWTKNHRVLIPADVIGGTGFTGAIDELAVYNSALSAAEVKALYDKERPQDSAQVNPDQGKPTPGQPDQPGQDAPGKGEPGKNEPAQPQLPLRNTIPEYKLDDANISTVMRQPGGNRQYLGQPDLVQTKTGRLISAFPAGHGKGPLVMMISDDQGQTWTEKTDTPKSWTGSQETPTLYSLIREDGSERLMLITANPGWGVDNEGHRYGWNTSYSDDNGETWSEYTNFHPVRQHDGKDNAAIVAMASLVQLRDDAGQPIQKWMGVYHDYDFVNYKTYLTFENGVEKWSDPVPYLAEHRDIEKSHQMCEIGMFRSPDGKQIVGLARSQSHAHLPTMIVSKDEGKTWSKPVELPGSLAGERHKPAYDPVSGRVVVPMREIRYDLNGNGRHDGASDWKAGNWVAWVGTFDDLMHQRPGQYRILLERDWSNNRYGGDTGYTGITVLPDGTFIMHSYGHWDKAFSHSWKGTSGRGYDVRTDLAYIKQAKFTLAGLEQSAGIAQPDPKPTPSVTTTPTAKPAPSAQPVPSATPTPPVKPTPTAEPMPTVKPAPTEKPDPTVQPTPTVNPDPTPAPTPSTTDVPGKPGNTGNTFYLSNDWASTVAQTVFSYGRAADQVLIGDWNGDGQQSLAVRRGNQIFIQNSLTGGVADEVISFGRADDTIVVGDWDGDGKDTFAVRRGNQVYVLNSIRSGDADQAFSFGREADVLLSGDFDGDGKSSFALQRGNVFFVNNTLAGGKAETSFSYGKAGDQIFVGDWDGDGKDTFAVRRGNQVFVANSLKSGNADITLHYGRAGDQMLVGDWDGDGIDTPIVRR, encoded by the coding sequence GTGGTGAAACGTTTATACCGATTTATATCTATTGCCGGTGCATTACTCCTCACCTTGCCGGGCGGTAGTACCCTCGTCGCCCACGCATCACAGGCAGCTACCCCCATTCATAAGTACACCTTCGATACGGATCTCGCGGATTCCGCGGGGCAACGCAATCCCGATCAGGCACAGGCGCCGCTGGTGGATGGCGTGTCCGGCACTGCCTTGCGGGTGGAGAATGGCCACGGCCTCAGCTTTTCCCAGCCGATCTCTATTTCTGAGAATGACCCGTGGTCGGTGAGCTATTGGGTGCGCTCGGATGCGGCACCCCAGGAGCGCACCTCCGTGCTCATGGATAACAAGAAGGATTTTTCTTTTGATCTGAAATTAGCTGCGGGCCGCCAGTCTGGATTCCATGTTGGTATGGGCCGCGGCGATGTGCTGACCTTCAAATACGATTTTGCCGGTGGTACCTGGTATCACGTTGCGTGGACGCAATCGAAAACCGCTGGCATGACGATGTACGTCAACGGCCAGGCTGTTGATAAGAATTCCTGGACGAAGAACCATCGCGTGCTTATTCCCGCGGATGTTATTGGTGGAACTGGTTTCACCGGGGCTATCGATGAACTGGCGGTTTACAACTCTGCGCTGAGCGCGGCTGAGGTGAAGGCTCTTTACGATAAAGAGCGTCCGCAGGATTCCGCGCAAGTCAATCCGGACCAGGGAAAGCCCACTCCCGGCCAGCCCGATCAGCCCGGCCAAGATGCCCCCGGCAAGGGCGAGCCCGGCAAAAACGAACCTGCCCAGCCCCAGCTCCCCCTGCGCAATACAATCCCGGAATACAAGCTCGATGATGCCAATATCAGCACGGTGATGCGTCAGCCGGGTGGGAATCGCCAGTATTTGGGGCAACCCGATCTGGTGCAAACGAAAACCGGGCGGCTGATTTCCGCGTTCCCGGCCGGGCACGGCAAGGGCCCGCTGGTCATGATGATCTCAGATGACCAGGGGCAAACGTGGACGGAAAAGACCGATACCCCGAAGTCGTGGACCGGTTCGCAGGAAACTCCTACCCTGTATTCGCTCATCCGGGAGGATGGCTCGGAGCGTCTCATGCTCATCACCGCTAATCCCGGGTGGGGTGTTGATAATGAAGGTCACCGCTACGGGTGGAATACCTCCTATTCGGATGACAATGGCGAGACCTGGAGCGAGTACACCAATTTCCATCCGGTGCGTCAACATGACGGGAAGGATAATGCTGCGATTGTTGCCATGGCTTCCCTAGTGCAATTGCGCGACGATGCCGGTCAGCCAATCCAAAAATGGATGGGCGTCTATCACGATTACGATTTCGTCAATTACAAGACCTACCTCACTTTTGAGAACGGGGTGGAGAAGTGGTCCGATCCGGTTCCCTACCTGGCCGAACACCGCGATATTGAAAAGTCCCATCAGATGTGTGAGATCGGGATGTTCCGTTCTCCGGATGGCAAGCAGATTGTTGGTTTGGCACGCAGCCAGTCTCACGCGCATCTGCCCACGATGATCGTGTCCAAGGATGAAGGCAAGACGTGGTCGAAGCCGGTGGAGCTTCCCGGTTCCCTTGCCGGCGAGCGGCATAAGCCGGCTTATGATCCCGTCTCTGGCCGGGTGGTGGTTCCGATGCGGGAAATCCGCTATGACCTCAACGGCAACGGCCGCCACGATGGTGCCAGTGACTGGAAGGCCGGGAACTGGGTGGCCTGGGTCGGCACTTTTGACGATTTGATGCATCAGCGCCCGGGCCAGTATCGCATTCTACTGGAGCGCGATTGGTCGAATAATCGTTACGGCGGGGATACCGGATATACGGGCATCACCGTGTTGCCCGATGGCACGTTTATCATGCACTCGTATGGCCACTGGGATAAGGCCTTCTCGCATTCCTGGAAGGGAACGTCCGGGCGCGGGTACGATGTGCGCACCGATCTTGCGTATATCAAGCAAGCAAAATTTACCTTGGCCGGCCTTGAGCAATCGGCAGGTATTGCGCAGCCCGATCCGAAACCCACTCCTTCAGTAACGACGACGCCCACCGCGAAACCGGCCCCTTCGGCACAGCCCGTTCCCTCGGCCACGCCCACTCCCCCGGTGAAGCCGACGCCTACGGCCGAGCCGATGCCAACAGTAAAGCCAGCTCCTACAGAAAAGCCGGATCCAACAGTGCAGCCGACTCCCACGGTGAACCCAGATCCGACTCCGGCGCCTACCCCGAGCACAACTGACGTTCCGGGGAAACCGGGTAACACGGGCAATACGTTCTATTTGTCCAACGATTGGGCCTCCACGGTTGCCCAAACGGTCTTCTCCTACGGGCGAGCCGCAGACCAGGTGTTGATCGGTGACTGGAATGGTGACGGTCAGCAAAGCTTGGCTGTTCGGCGTGGCAACCAGATCTTCATTCAGAACAGCCTGACCGGTGGAGTGGCCGATGAAGTCATCTCCTTCGGGCGTGCCGATGACACCATCGTGGTTGGTGACTGGGACGGCGACGGGAAGGACACCTTCGCGGTACGCCGCGGCAACCAGGTCTATGTCCTCAACTCGATCCGCTCCGGGGATGCCGACCAGGCATTCAGCTTCGGACGCGAGGCCGACGTGTTGCTCTCCGGTGATTTCGACGGTGATGGCAAGTCCAGCTTCGCTCTCCAGCGTGGGAATGTGTTCTTCGTGAATAACACCCTCGCAGGCGGCAAGGCTGAAACCTCCTTCTCCTACGGCAAGGCCGGTGACCAGATTTTCGTTGGTGACTGGGATGGCGACGGTAAGGATACCTTCGCGGTCCGGCGCGGTAATCAGGTGTTTGTGGCGAACTCGCTCAAGAGCGGGAACGCTGATATCACGCTGCATTACGGCCGGGCTGGTGACCAGATGCTGGTTGGTGACTGGGACGGGGATGGTATTGATACCCCCATCGTCCGCCGCTAA
- the glmS gene encoding glutamine--fructose-6-phosphate transaminase (isomerizing), giving the protein MCGIVGYAGPRSRAEQGRTNGAETAGISATSEATIGTSTGAASGATQRGLQVVLEGLARLEYRGYDSAGVAVAGPEGLRAVKRAGRLDNLRQALQDTPLPPAQVAIGHTRWATHGSPSDTNAHPHVSFDGRVAIVHNGIIENYRELAEGLAAAGITPVSDTDSEIAAHILAQQLAAVDANDAEPGSALFRAMLATANIIDGSFTLVAIDRDHPDTVVAARRNSPLVIGLGEGENYLGSDVAAFISETQRALEVPQDTVVEISAATVRLLGFDGSPRAGKEFTVDWDASAAVKGGYATFMDKEIHEQPRAVADTLRGRVVNDSLQLDEMRISEAVLRTIDKIIVIAAGTASYAGQVARYAIEHWCRIPVEVELASEFRYRDPVVGEKTLVVAISQSGETMDTIMAVRHAREQGSKVLAIVNTYGSTIARESDAVLYTHAGPEIAVASTKAFVAQITASYLLGLYLAQIRGNKFRDEITGYLDELEKMPARMEKMLAQEPQIRALARELKGENSVLFLGRHVGFPIALEGALKLKEIAYVHAEGFAAGELKHGPIALVTENLPIFVIVPTPRRPELHAKTLSNLQEVRSRGARTIVVAEEGDDAVRDFATSVFWAPRGTPTLMMPLVTVIPLQIFASEMAAVRGYDVDKPRNLAKSVTVE; this is encoded by the coding sequence ATGTGCGGAATTGTTGGGTACGCGGGCCCGCGCTCGCGAGCAGAACAGGGAAGAACGAACGGCGCTGAAACGGCAGGCATCAGCGCCACCAGCGAAGCCACCATCGGCACCTCGACCGGCGCCGCGAGTGGCGCCACGCAACGCGGATTGCAGGTGGTGCTCGAAGGCTTAGCTCGCCTGGAATACCGCGGCTATGACTCGGCCGGGGTAGCGGTGGCCGGGCCGGAAGGCTTGCGCGCGGTCAAGCGCGCCGGGCGCCTCGATAACCTGCGCCAGGCCCTGCAGGATACCCCGCTGCCGCCCGCGCAGGTGGCTATCGGGCACACCCGCTGGGCGACCCACGGTTCACCCTCGGATACCAATGCCCACCCTCACGTTTCTTTTGATGGCCGGGTTGCCATCGTCCACAACGGCATTATCGAAAACTACCGCGAACTCGCGGAGGGTCTCGCGGCCGCGGGCATTACGCCCGTTTCCGATACCGATTCGGAAATCGCGGCGCATATCCTCGCCCAGCAGCTCGCCGCGGTTGATGCGAACGATGCGGAGCCAGGCTCCGCCCTCTTCCGCGCCATGCTCGCCACCGCGAATATCATCGACGGCTCCTTCACCCTCGTCGCTATCGACCGTGATCACCCCGATACCGTGGTGGCGGCCCGGCGGAACTCCCCGCTGGTCATCGGCCTGGGCGAGGGGGAGAACTACCTGGGTAGCGACGTGGCCGCTTTCATCTCCGAAACCCAGCGCGCCCTGGAAGTCCCGCAGGATACCGTGGTGGAAATCAGCGCGGCTACCGTGCGGCTCCTCGGTTTCGACGGTTCGCCGCGCGCGGGCAAGGAATTCACGGTGGATTGGGATGCCTCGGCAGCTGTCAAAGGCGGATACGCCACCTTCATGGACAAAGAGATCCACGAGCAGCCGCGCGCCGTCGCCGATACCCTGCGCGGGCGCGTGGTCAATGACTCTCTCCAACTCGACGAAATGCGCATCAGCGAAGCGGTGCTGCGCACCATCGATAAAATCATCGTCATCGCCGCCGGCACCGCGTCCTACGCCGGGCAGGTCGCGCGCTACGCCATTGAGCATTGGTGCCGCATCCCGGTGGAGGTGGAGCTCGCCTCCGAATTCCGCTACCGCGACCCGGTGGTGGGGGAGAAGACGCTCGTCGTCGCCATTTCGCAATCCGGGGAGACGATGGACACGATTATGGCGGTGCGTCACGCGCGCGAACAGGGCTCGAAAGTCCTCGCCATCGTCAATACCTACGGCTCGACTATCGCGCGTGAATCCGACGCGGTGCTCTACACCCACGCCGGCCCCGAAATCGCGGTGGCTTCCACGAAGGCGTTCGTGGCCCAGATCACCGCGTCCTACCTGCTCGGGCTCTACCTGGCTCAAATCCGCGGCAATAAATTCCGCGACGAAATCACCGGCTACCTCGACGAACTCGAAAAAATGCCGGCCCGCATGGAAAAAATGCTCGCCCAGGAACCGCAGATCCGCGCCCTGGCCCGCGAACTCAAGGGCGAAAACTCGGTGCTTTTCCTCGGCCGGCACGTCGGTTTCCCCATCGCCCTGGAAGGCGCCCTCAAACTCAAAGAAATCGCTTACGTGCATGCCGAAGGTTTCGCCGCCGGGGAACTCAAACACGGCCCCATCGCGCTCGTGACCGAGAACCTGCCGATTTTCGTGATCGTCCCGACCCCGCGCCGCCCCGAACTGCACGCGAAAACGCTCTCGAATCTGCAAGAGGTCCGTTCGCGCGGGGCACGCACCATTGTGGTTGCGGAGGAGGGCGACGACGCCGTGCGCGATTTCGCCACCTCGGTATTCTGGGCACCCCGCGGCACGCCCACCCTCATGATGCCGCTCGTCACCGTGATCCCCCTGCAGATTTTCGCTTCGGAGATGGCGGCGGTGCGCGGCTACGACGTTGATAAACCGCGCAACCTGGCCAAGTCCGTGACGGTCGAATAG
- a CDS encoding aldo/keto reductase, with protein MANIPTLTLNDGHTIPQLGFGVFLVKPQEAERVVSEALATGYRHIDTAAIYGNEAEVGRAIAASGIPREELFITTKLWNDRQADVPAALAQSLEKLGLDYVDLYLIHWPAPQQGLYGEAWKDLVSFREAGLVRSVGVSNFQPSHLNRIVADGGVVPAVNQVELHPRFQQREVSQYCAARDIKIEAWGPLGQSKYGLDELEPIAAAARAHGKTAAQVTLRWHLQSGHIVFPKTTHRARMEENIDVFDFELSAAEMQAIAGLDAGEAGRVSSHPDEVN; from the coding sequence ATGGCTAATATCCCGACATTGACATTGAACGACGGACACACCATCCCGCAGCTCGGCTTCGGCGTTTTCCTGGTGAAGCCGCAGGAGGCGGAGCGCGTGGTGAGCGAGGCGCTGGCCACCGGCTATCGGCATATTGACACCGCAGCCATTTACGGCAACGAAGCCGAGGTGGGGCGCGCGATTGCGGCCTCCGGTATCCCGCGCGAGGAGCTTTTTATCACCACGAAGCTATGGAATGACCGACAGGCCGATGTCCCGGCCGCGCTGGCGCAATCCCTGGAGAAACTCGGGCTTGATTACGTGGATCTGTATCTCATTCACTGGCCGGCTCCTCAGCAGGGGCTGTACGGGGAGGCGTGGAAGGACCTGGTGAGCTTCCGGGAGGCCGGGTTGGTCCGTTCGGTGGGCGTATCCAATTTCCAACCTTCGCATCTCAATCGCATCGTGGCTGATGGCGGCGTCGTACCGGCCGTGAACCAAGTTGAGCTGCACCCGCGTTTCCAGCAACGCGAAGTTTCCCAGTATTGCGCCGCGCGCGATATCAAGATCGAGGCGTGGGGGCCGCTGGGGCAGTCTAAGTACGGGCTCGATGAACTGGAGCCGATTGCGGCCGCGGCCCGCGCGCACGGGAAAACCGCCGCGCAGGTCACGCTGCGTTGGCATCTGCAAAGCGGGCATATTGTTTTCCCGAAAACCACCCACCGGGCGCGTATGGAGGAGAATATCGACGTCTTCGATTTCGAGCTCAGCGCCGCGGAAATGCAGGCGATTGCCGGGCTGGATGCCGGGGAAGCCGGGCGGGTGAGCTCCCATCCCGATGAGGTGAACTAA
- the tsaD gene encoding tRNA (adenosine(37)-N6)-threonylcarbamoyltransferase complex transferase subunit TsaD translates to MSTTVLGIETSCDETGIGIVRDGELLADVTATSMDEYARYGGIIPEIASRAHLQQMVPTLNAALEKAGVGLGDLDAIAVTAGPGLIGSLTVGVSAAKSLALALGIPLYGVNHIIGHLAVDQLASGPFPESFIGLVVSGGHSSILHVRDIAGDVTELGGTLDDAAGEAFDKVGRLLGLPYPGGPHIDRLSRTGNRDAIRFPRGLEGGKNKARHRYDFSFSGLKTAVARYIEGLEERGEEVNVPDIAAGFTEAITDTLTDKALRACEDKGCDTLVVGGGFSANSRLRELAAQRGAERGINVRIPALRYCTDNGAMIAALGYSVAVSGRAPSSLDITVDTNMPLDLVAF, encoded by the coding sequence GTGAGTACAACAGTTTTGGGAATCGAAACCTCGTGTGATGAAACGGGGATCGGGATCGTACGCGACGGCGAGCTGCTGGCCGATGTGACCGCCACGTCTATGGATGAATACGCCCGCTACGGCGGCATTATCCCGGAGATTGCCTCGCGTGCTCACCTCCAGCAAATGGTCCCCACCCTGAACGCGGCCCTGGAGAAGGCCGGTGTGGGCCTGGGCGATCTGGATGCGATTGCGGTGACCGCCGGCCCGGGGCTGATTGGCTCGCTCACCGTTGGGGTTTCCGCGGCGAAATCCCTGGCATTGGCGCTGGGTATTCCGCTCTACGGCGTTAATCATATTATTGGGCACCTGGCGGTGGATCAGCTGGCCAGCGGGCCCTTCCCGGAAAGCTTTATTGGCCTGGTGGTTTCCGGTGGGCATTCCTCGATTCTGCACGTGCGCGATATTGCTGGGGATGTGACGGAGCTGGGCGGCACCCTGGATGATGCCGCCGGTGAAGCTTTCGATAAAGTGGGGCGCCTCCTCGGCCTGCCCTACCCGGGCGGCCCGCATATTGACCGTCTTTCGCGCACCGGCAACCGGGATGCCATTCGTTTCCCGCGCGGCCTGGAAGGCGGGAAAAATAAGGCACGCCACCGCTATGATTTCTCCTTCTCCGGCCTGAAAACCGCGGTGGCCCGCTATATTGAGGGCCTGGAGGAACGCGGCGAAGAAGTCAATGTTCCCGATATTGCTGCTGGATTCACCGAAGCTATTACCGATACCCTCACGGATAAAGCCCTGCGGGCCTGCGAAGATAAAGGCTGTGACACCCTGGTGGTGGGCGGGGGATTCTCCGCGAATTCCCGGCTGCGGGAACTGGCTGCTCAGCGCGGAGCCGAACGCGGGATCAACGTGCGCATCCCAGCGCTGCGCTACTGCACCGATAATGGCGCCATGATTGCTGCCCTCGGGTACAGCGTGGCAGTCAGCGGGCGGGCGCCGTCGTCCCTCGATATAACGGTGGACACGAATATGCCCCTCGATCTGGTAGCTTTTTAA
- a CDS encoding ABC transporter ATP-binding protein yields MTTSRVISIRDLRKEFGERVAVSIPELDIAAGTCTGIIGPNGAGKTTLVKLVAGLLTPTRASRLEVLGSDLTRTAKHDKQAKQSAQAKQSAQTKQSAQARQSKQAKQLSRSIGLVTNAQQLYGTLTVRENLEYMARLSRIPKKDRAELIEKALEACALADRQHDKVMTLSTGLKQRANIARALAARPRLLLLDEPTSGLDPAAAQGVYDALLGLQAGGISMILCTHVMNEIDDLCHRVLFMNEGRIITDATPAKMKELAGERVYTITAESETQAQELRALLAERGLDHTGMRRSESQFLLSVYGCEDAQLIDELGVPYTKAQASLNDAFVLLSGQKSEG; encoded by the coding sequence ATGACTACTTCTAGGGTTATATCTATACGCGATCTCAGGAAAGAATTTGGGGAACGCGTTGCGGTTAGTATTCCTGAGCTTGATATAGCAGCGGGGACCTGCACCGGGATTATCGGTCCGAACGGTGCCGGGAAAACAACTCTGGTGAAACTCGTGGCGGGGCTGCTGACGCCCACCCGGGCCAGCCGCCTCGAGGTGCTGGGCAGCGATCTCACCCGCACCGCAAAACACGACAAACAAGCGAAACAAAGCGCGCAAGCGAAACAAAGCGCGCAAACGAAACAAAGCGCGCAAGCGCGACAATCCAAACAAGCCAAGCAGCTTTCGCGCAGCATCGGCTTGGTAACAAACGCCCAGCAGCTCTACGGCACTTTGACGGTGCGGGAAAACCTCGAATATATGGCGCGGCTGTCCCGGATCCCGAAGAAGGACCGCGCCGAGCTTATCGAGAAAGCGCTGGAAGCCTGCGCCCTGGCGGATCGCCAGCATGACAAAGTCATGACGCTTTCCACCGGCCTGAAACAGCGGGCCAATATCGCGCGGGCCCTGGCGGCCCGGCCCCGGCTGTTGCTCCTGGACGAACCCACCAGCGGGCTGGACCCGGCAGCCGCACAAGGCGTGTACGATGCGCTGCTCGGCCTGCAAGCCGGCGGGATTTCCATGATCCTGTGCACCCACGTCATGAACGAGATCGATGACCTGTGCCACCGGGTGCTCTTTATGAACGAAGGCCGGATTATTACCGATGCCACCCCGGCGAAAATGAAAGAGCTGGCCGGAGAACGGGTCTACACCATCACCGCGGAAAGCGAAACGCAGGCGCAGGAGCTGCGCGCACTGCTCGCTGAGCGCGGCCTGGACCATACCGGGATGCGCAGATCGGAAAGCCAGTTCCTCCTCAGCGTGTACGGCTGTGAGGATGCCCAGCTCATCGATGAGCTCGGGGTGCCCTACACCAAAGCGCAGGCCAGCCTCAATGATGCTTTCGTGCTGCTGTCCGGCCAGAAAAGCGAAGGGTAG
- the groES gene encoding co-chaperone GroES, giving the protein MSVSIKPLEDRVVIRQAEAETTTASGLIVPDTASEKPQEGTVLAVGPGRIDDKGNRVPMDVKVGDVVVYSRYGGTEVKYGGDEFIILSARDVLAVVEK; this is encoded by the coding sequence ATGTCGGTCTCCATTAAGCCGCTTGAGGATCGCGTTGTGATCCGTCAAGCTGAAGCAGAAACGACCACCGCTTCCGGTCTGATCGTTCCCGATACCGCTTCGGAAAAGCCCCAGGAGGGCACCGTTCTGGCGGTGGGCCCGGGCCGTATTGATGACAAGGGCAACCGCGTTCCCATGGATGTCAAGGTGGGGGATGTTGTGGTGTACTCCCGCTATGGTGGCACCGAAGTCAAGTACGGCGGGGATGAATTCATCATCCTCTCCGCGCGTGACGTGCTTGCCGTGGTGGAAAAGTAA